A genomic stretch from Chitinophaga lutea includes:
- a CDS encoding DUF6134 family protein gives MFPLLTAVSAAGQSQTYEILFGNNAVGLLEVKQDPSGASRRIHIRSRVQSKLFSRMETDIEAVYQHNILIRARVTRVQAKANDDNRETLTEKAERGYNVTRKGVKAPFPVPQITFCVSDLYFAEPHDIKEVYSETMGRFLKIRQLEDGRYALVMQDGKQNFYTYSKGRLALVEINHALGKASFRLLEKK, from the coding sequence ATGTTTCCCCTGCTTACGGCGGTTTCCGCCGCCGGGCAGTCGCAGACGTACGAAATCCTCTTTGGGAATAATGCTGTTGGTTTGCTCGAAGTAAAACAGGACCCGTCCGGTGCCTCCCGCCGCATTCACATCCGCAGCCGCGTTCAATCGAAGTTGTTTTCACGGATGGAAACGGACATCGAGGCGGTGTACCAGCACAACATATTGATCAGGGCCCGGGTTACCCGCGTGCAGGCGAAGGCCAACGACGACAACCGCGAAACTCTCACCGAAAAGGCGGAAAGAGGGTACAATGTAACCCGCAAGGGCGTAAAAGCCCCTTTCCCCGTTCCGCAGATCACCTTTTGCGTCAGCGACCTTTACTTCGCCGAACCGCACGATATCAAAGAAGTTTATTCCGAAACGATGGGCCGCTTCCTGAAAATCAGGCAGCTGGAGGACGGGCGGTATGCCCTTGTGATGCAGGACGGCAAACAGAATTTCTACACCTATAGCAAGGGCCGGCTGGCGCTCGTAGAGATCAACCACGCGCTGGGCAAAGCCTCGTTCCGGCTGCTCGAAAAGAAATAA
- a CDS encoding 2'-5' RNA ligase family protein, with translation MNFERNERPRKYSPGYSRDQQEPNQDQEGGNSKKPEFGKDEDRLYTPRSEGGYAPREGGYRPRNEGGYTPRGENNFNREGAYNREGGGYTPRNEGGGYRDRDGGGGYNRDRGDGGYNREGGGGYDRGGGYNRGGGGYDRGGGGGYDRGGGGYNRDGGGGYDRGGGGGGYNRGGGGYDRGGGGGYDRGGGGGYDRGGGGGGYNRGGGGGGYDRGGGGGGYNRGGGGGGFNRGGGGGGFNRGGGQGRGQGGPRGGNRPPKVDNKIYFIALLPTAEVGKEIIKIKQDFAEQYGPMYALKVLPHITLQVPFTADPSLERAFCEELTEFAKTQAPFEVSLNGFGTFPNKQNRVLFINVEKSETMSAMHRQLINFLRKEFGFSTMLARTGFTPHVTVAFKDLEDAQFEKAWPEYENKEYKASFKVNNLYFLRHNGKSWEVLQKCKLGGA, from the coding sequence ATGAATTTTGAGAGAAACGAACGCCCCCGAAAGTATTCTCCTGGCTACAGCAGAGACCAGCAAGAACCCAACCAAGACCAGGAAGGCGGCAATTCCAAGAAACCCGAATTTGGCAAAGACGAAGATCGTCTTTACACTCCACGCTCTGAAGGCGGTTACGCTCCACGTGAAGGCGGGTATCGTCCGCGCAATGAAGGCGGCTACACGCCCCGCGGAGAAAATAATTTTAATCGCGAAGGCGCTTACAACCGCGAAGGCGGCGGGTACACGCCCCGGAACGAAGGCGGTGGCTACCGCGATCGTGACGGTGGTGGTGGTTACAACCGCGACCGTGGTGATGGCGGCTATAACCGCGAAGGCGGCGGCGGATATGACCGTGGTGGTGGCTACAATCGTGGCGGCGGCGGTTATGATCGCGGCGGCGGTGGTGGTTACGACCGTGGCGGCGGAGGCTACAACCGTGACGGCGGCGGCGGATACGATCGCGGCGGTGGTGGCGGAGGCTACAACCGTGGCGGCGGCGGTTACGATCGCGGCGGCGGTGGTGGTTATGACCGCGGCGGTGGCGGCGGTTACGACCGTGGCGGCGGTGGCGGAGGCTACAACCGCGGCGGTGGTGGCGGTGGCTACGATCGCGGCGGTGGCGGCGGTGGTTACAACCGTGGCGGCGGAGGCGGAGGCTTCAACCGTGGCGGTGGAGGTGGCGGCTTTAACCGCGGTGGCGGCCAGGGCCGTGGCCAGGGTGGCCCCAGAGGCGGAAACCGTCCCCCGAAAGTGGATAACAAGATCTATTTCATTGCCCTCCTGCCCACTGCAGAAGTAGGTAAAGAAATTATCAAAATCAAACAGGACTTCGCCGAACAATACGGACCGATGTACGCACTGAAAGTGCTTCCTCATATCACCCTGCAGGTTCCGTTCACCGCAGATCCCAGCCTCGAAAGAGCTTTCTGCGAAGAACTGACGGAATTTGCCAAAACCCAGGCGCCTTTCGAAGTGTCGCTCAACGGTTTCGGCACCTTCCCGAACAAACAGAACCGCGTGCTGTTCATTAACGTGGAGAAAAGCGAAACCATGAGCGCCATGCACCGCCAGCTGATCAACTTCCTGCGTAAGGAGTTCGGATTCAGCACCATGCTGGCCCGCACAGGCTTCACGCCTCACGTAACCGTGGCCTTCAAAGACCTGGAAGATGCTCAGTTCGAAAAAGCATGGCCGGAGTACGAAAACAAAGAATACAAAGCTTCCTTTAAAGTAAACAACCTCTACTTCCTGCGCCACAACGGCAAATCCTGGGAAGTACTGCAGAAATGCAAACTCGGAGGCGCGTGA
- a CDS encoding Gfo/Idh/MocA family protein, giving the protein MAKIAMLGSGFIGRFYADSLQGQRSRDKIVSIYSRREESAKKFADDYNCAHWTTNMEEAINHPDVDMVCISLPNNLHEAAVLACCKAKKAVMCTKPLGRNAEEAKRMLEAVEKAGIFNGYLEDLVYTPKFLKALASVKSGALGRILWAKSRETHPGPHSEWFWDKEQAGGGCILDLGCHCVEIARSFIGKDIRPVEVMCWADTQVKPIDAEDHAIGLVKYENGAIGQFEVSWTFRGGLDLRDEVMGSEGTIWLNSFLRTGFDMFTTGKGADYVAEKAESNTGWLFPVGDELNELGYNHMFADMFNAVEAGKAPQESFYDGYVVNAILDAAYKSATSKQWEPVKLDIWRGKEGVDKEKALTSYNEQFYLIKDEVTHFGSRKLILKDKKTGQIVEQVI; this is encoded by the coding sequence ATGGCAAAAATTGCAATGCTGGGTTCCGGGTTCATAGGCCGGTTCTATGCAGATTCTTTACAGGGGCAGCGCAGCCGGGACAAGATCGTGAGCATCTACTCCCGCCGCGAAGAGAGTGCGAAAAAGTTTGCGGACGATTATAACTGCGCCCACTGGACCACCAATATGGAAGAAGCCATCAACCATCCTGATGTGGACATGGTTTGTATCTCACTGCCCAACAACCTCCACGAAGCGGCCGTACTGGCCTGCTGCAAGGCGAAAAAGGCCGTGATGTGCACCAAGCCGCTGGGCAGAAATGCGGAAGAAGCCAAACGCATGCTGGAAGCGGTGGAGAAAGCCGGCATCTTTAACGGTTATCTCGAAGACCTGGTGTATACACCCAAATTCCTGAAAGCGCTGGCCAGCGTAAAAAGCGGCGCCCTAGGCCGCATCCTCTGGGCCAAATCGCGCGAAACGCATCCCGGCCCGCACAGCGAATGGTTCTGGGATAAGGAACAGGCCGGCGGCGGGTGTATCCTCGACCTCGGCTGCCACTGCGTGGAAATCGCCCGCAGTTTCATCGGCAAGGATATCAGGCCCGTGGAAGTGATGTGCTGGGCAGACACCCAGGTGAAACCCATCGACGCCGAAGACCATGCCATCGGCCTGGTGAAATACGAGAACGGCGCCATCGGGCAGTTTGAAGTGAGCTGGACCTTCCGCGGCGGCCTCGACCTCCGCGACGAGGTGATGGGCTCCGAAGGCACCATCTGGCTCAACAGCTTCCTGCGTACGGGTTTCGATATGTTCACCACCGGCAAAGGCGCCGATTACGTAGCGGAAAAAGCGGAAAGCAATACCGGCTGGCTGTTTCCCGTGGGCGACGAACTGAACGAGCTGGGCTACAATCATATGTTTGCCGATATGTTCAACGCGGTGGAAGCCGGCAAAGCGCCGCAGGAAAGCTTCTACGACGGATACGTGGTGAACGCCATCCTGGACGCCGCCTATAAATCCGCAACGTCCAAACAGTGGGAGCCCGTCAAGCTCGACATCTGGCGCGGGAAAGAAGGCGTGGACAAAGAAAAAGCGCTCACCAGCTATAACGAGCAGTTCTATCTCATCAAAGACGAAGTGACCCACTTCGGCAGCCGCAAGCTCATCCTGAAAGACAAAAAAACAGGGCAGATTGTGGAACAGGTGATATAA
- a CDS encoding FecR domain-containing protein: protein MFNNDHIDTLIAREIEGEITAAERVQLEDWLQQDVANRQYYEALKDTWDLTADGYKTVPEPDVEANWQRFSRTTMDVPATLRIITRRNSWWRLSAAAVTIVAAAGLTFFLLRGDGTVTLTAAADKKEVILPDGSKVFLNRHSQVSYNKDFAKGNRDVVLEGEAFFDVKPDAGQPFTVKAGASSTKVLGTSFVIKAYDEKPIQLNVVTGKVAFSGKNKTGEALVLTAGHSAILQSDKAPQQIQNNDPNFMAWKENRLSFNKVPLHKVLTAMEEYFNIRIVVNDSSILNLDYTGTYDHPGLKELLDVISVAAEVKVTDEGNGVYRISR, encoded by the coding sequence ATGTTCAACAACGATCACATAGACACGCTGATTGCCCGGGAAATCGAAGGGGAGATCACTGCCGCAGAGCGGGTTCAGCTGGAAGACTGGCTGCAGCAGGATGTTGCCAACCGGCAGTATTATGAGGCACTGAAAGATACCTGGGACCTTACCGCCGACGGTTACAAAACCGTACCGGAACCTGATGTGGAGGCCAACTGGCAACGTTTCAGCCGCACCACCATGGATGTTCCGGCTACCCTCCGGATCATCACCCGGCGCAACAGCTGGTGGCGCCTGTCTGCCGCCGCGGTTACCATCGTCGCCGCTGCCGGCCTCACTTTTTTCCTGCTCCGTGGAGACGGAACAGTCACCCTCACCGCGGCCGCTGATAAAAAAGAAGTGATATTGCCCGATGGCAGCAAGGTGTTCCTGAACCGCCACAGCCAGGTGAGCTACAATAAGGATTTCGCCAAAGGCAACCGCGACGTGGTGTTGGAAGGAGAAGCGTTCTTTGACGTGAAACCCGATGCCGGCCAGCCTTTTACCGTAAAAGCCGGCGCCTCCAGCACCAAAGTACTGGGTACTTCATTTGTCATCAAGGCGTATGACGAGAAACCCATCCAGCTGAACGTGGTAACGGGTAAAGTCGCTTTCTCCGGGAAAAATAAGACGGGTGAAGCGCTGGTGCTCACTGCCGGGCACTCCGCCATTCTCCAGTCAGACAAGGCTCCACAGCAAATCCAGAACAACGACCCGAACTTTATGGCCTGGAAGGAAAACCGGCTCTCTTTTAACAAGGTGCCATTGCATAAAGTCCTGACGGCAATGGAGGAATACTTCAACATCCGGATTGTGGTGAACGATTCTTCCATCCTGAACCTCGATTATACCGGAACATACGACCACCCGGGCCTGAAGGAATTGCTCGATGTTATTTCCGTTGCGGCGGAAGTGAAGGTGACGGATGAGGGGAACGGGGTGTACCGCATCAGCCGGTAA
- a CDS encoding RNA polymerase sigma factor encodes MPENARLQKLLQEDERQFMEALFKTFFPLVCKAIYRLVPDMATAEDLAQEVFIKIWNRRDQLGEVYFKAYLHRAAVNMALDHIDKNKRRGGAPQEISPAQEELVATAPVVHVKETKARIQQAVDALPEKCREIFVLSRYEEMSYKEIAQTLQISVKTVENQMITALKKLRVSLREFLE; translated from the coding sequence ATGCCCGAAAATGCCCGGTTACAAAAACTATTGCAGGAGGATGAGCGCCAGTTCATGGAGGCGCTTTTCAAAACCTTTTTCCCGCTGGTATGCAAGGCCATTTACCGCCTCGTCCCAGACATGGCGACGGCGGAAGATCTGGCCCAAGAAGTGTTTATCAAGATATGGAACCGCCGCGACCAGTTAGGCGAAGTCTATTTCAAAGCCTACCTGCACAGGGCGGCGGTGAATATGGCCCTCGACCATATCGACAAAAACAAACGGCGCGGCGGGGCGCCACAGGAGATCAGCCCGGCTCAGGAAGAACTGGTAGCCACGGCCCCCGTGGTGCACGTGAAGGAAACCAAAGCCCGCATTCAACAGGCGGTAGACGCCCTGCCGGAAAAATGCCGTGAAATATTTGTACTGAGCAGGTATGAAGAAATGAGCTATAAAGAAATAGCGCAAACACTGCAGATCTCCGTGAAAACGGTAGAGAACCAGATGATCACCGCGCTGAAAAAACTACGCGTCTCCCTCCGGGAATTCCTGGAATGA
- a CDS encoding head GIN domain-containing protein — translation MKMTAKKETIVTYSGLSAWLLLCLLAIFGFILTGCVKENVHGSGRVITEERAVERFEDLILDGPLEVRLKQGLHRPVVIEAEDNVMRFVETVSSGPTLRIKIRNNVNLKRFKTIRVYVESEKYRKVVFSGSGSITGNGTDTIRATYFGLEINGSANASLRVDANEVRTGIYGSGDVSLIGRGDEYSSEISGSGNIEAAGLQTVNANIRISGSGDHHIWVTNRLDGRISGSGDIRYKGTPATVNSSVTGSGKISKL, via the coding sequence ATGAAAATGACGGCTAAAAAAGAGACCATCGTAACCTACAGCGGGCTCAGCGCCTGGCTCCTGCTTTGCCTTCTGGCTATTTTCGGCTTCATCCTCACGGGCTGTGTAAAAGAAAATGTCCACGGTTCCGGCCGCGTGATCACGGAGGAGCGGGCCGTAGAGCGGTTTGAAGACCTCATCCTCGACGGTCCCCTCGAAGTGCGCCTGAAACAGGGCCTGCACCGGCCGGTAGTGATAGAAGCGGAAGACAACGTGATGCGTTTCGTCGAAACCGTTTCCAGCGGCCCCACCCTGCGGATAAAAATCCGTAACAATGTGAATCTCAAACGTTTCAAAACCATCCGCGTATACGTAGAAAGCGAAAAATACCGCAAGGTGGTATTCTCCGGTTCCGGTTCCATTACCGGCAACGGCACCGATACCATCCGGGCCACTTACTTCGGCCTGGAAATCAACGGCAGCGCCAATGCTAGCCTGCGGGTAGACGCCAACGAGGTGAGAACAGGGATATACGGTTCCGGTGACGTGAGCCTGATCGGGCGCGGAGACGAATATTCGTCTGAAATCAGCGGCAGCGGCAACATCGAGGCGGCCGGCCTGCAAACCGTCAACGCCAATATCCGGATCAGCGGCTCGGGCGACCATCACATCTGGGTCACCAACCGCCTCGACGGCCGCATCAGCGGCAGCGGCGACATTCGCTACAAAGGAACGCCCGCCACCGTCAACAGCTCGGTGACCGGCTCAGGAAAGATATCTAAGTTATAG
- a CDS encoding 2-oxoacid:acceptor oxidoreductase subunit alpha, with amino-acid sequence MSNKTIQQIEDVVIKFAGDSGDGMQLTGTQFSNNTALIGNDLSTFPDFPAEIRAPQGTLPGVSGFQLHFSSNRIFTPGDACDVLVAMNAAALKANLKGLKKGGIIIANTDGFDSKNLRLANYPEGVNPLEDGSLVNYQLHTMDVTKMTREALKESTLGMKEKDRAKNMFVLGFLYWLYDRDMTSTLNFLTEKFGKKPEILDSNLKSLQAGYNFADTVEAFSTRFRVEKARMEPGTYRSITGNTALSYGLIAASQKADLPIFLGTYPITPASDILHELSRYKNFGIRTFQAEDEIAGITSAIGASYGGHMGVTTTSGPGMALKGEAMGLAVMLEIPLLIIDIQRGGPSTGLPTKTEQSDLLQAYYGRNGECPMPIVSASTPSDCFDGIYEAFRIAVNHMTPVIFLSDGYIANGAEPWRFPKSDDLKPITVKFKKGLEEGEDQFLPYQRDENLVRPWAVPGTPGLEHRIGGLEKQNITGNVSYDPENHQMMVKIRQEKVDRIAEHIPLQKIEVGPEKGKVLVLGWGSTYGAIKSAVLELVAEGHEVAHAHIRHLRPFPKNLAEILHSYEQVLIPEINNGQLIKIIRDQFLIPAQGYNKIMGVPITKGELVARIKEML; translated from the coding sequence ATGTCCAATAAAACGATTCAACAGATAGAGGATGTAGTGATCAAATTCGCCGGGGACAGCGGGGACGGGATGCAGCTGACGGGCACCCAGTTCTCCAACAATACGGCGCTGATCGGGAACGACCTCAGCACATTCCCGGATTTCCCGGCGGAAATCCGCGCCCCGCAGGGTACCCTGCCCGGGGTGAGCGGCTTCCAGCTGCACTTTTCTTCCAATCGCATATTCACCCCCGGAGACGCCTGCGACGTGCTGGTGGCCATGAACGCCGCCGCCCTCAAGGCCAACCTCAAAGGGCTCAAAAAGGGCGGTATCATTATCGCCAATACAGACGGGTTTGATTCCAAGAACCTCCGCCTGGCCAACTATCCCGAGGGAGTGAACCCGCTGGAAGACGGCTCCCTGGTGAACTACCAGCTCCATACCATGGACGTGACCAAAATGACCCGGGAGGCCCTGAAAGAGTCCACCCTCGGCATGAAGGAAAAAGACCGCGCCAAAAACATGTTCGTGCTGGGGTTCCTGTACTGGCTGTACGACCGCGACATGACCAGCACACTCAACTTCCTCACGGAGAAATTCGGTAAAAAGCCGGAAATCCTCGACAGTAACCTGAAATCCCTGCAGGCCGGTTATAACTTCGCCGACACGGTGGAGGCCTTTTCCACCCGCTTCAGGGTGGAGAAAGCCCGCATGGAGCCGGGCACGTACCGCAGCATCACGGGGAATACGGCGCTCTCTTACGGACTGATCGCCGCCTCGCAAAAGGCCGATCTCCCCATTTTCCTGGGCACTTATCCCATCACCCCGGCCTCAGACATCCTGCACGAGCTGAGCCGGTACAAAAATTTCGGCATCCGTACCTTCCAGGCGGAAGATGAGATTGCCGGCATCACTTCGGCCATCGGCGCCTCTTACGGCGGCCACATGGGGGTGACCACCACCTCCGGCCCCGGCATGGCCCTGAAAGGCGAGGCCATGGGCCTGGCGGTGATGCTCGAAATTCCCCTGCTGATCATTGATATTCAACGTGGTGGCCCCTCTACCGGGTTGCCTACCAAAACGGAACAGTCGGATCTGCTCCAGGCCTACTACGGCCGGAACGGGGAATGCCCGATGCCTATCGTATCGGCCTCCACGCCTTCCGATTGTTTCGACGGGATTTACGAAGCCTTCCGCATAGCGGTTAACCATATGACGCCGGTTATTTTCCTCAGCGACGGCTACATCGCGAACGGCGCGGAGCCCTGGCGATTCCCCAAAAGCGACGATCTGAAGCCGATTACGGTGAAATTCAAAAAGGGCCTGGAAGAAGGAGAAGACCAGTTCCTGCCTTATCAGCGCGATGAGAACCTTGTGCGCCCCTGGGCGGTACCCGGTACCCCGGGCCTGGAGCACCGCATCGGCGGCCTCGAAAAGCAGAACATCACCGGTAACGTGAGTTACGACCCTGAAAATCACCAGATGATGGTGAAAATCCGGCAGGAAAAGGTAGACAGGATTGCCGAACACATTCCCCTGCAGAAAATAGAAGTAGGCCCGGAGAAAGGCAAAGTGCTGGTACTGGGCTGGGGCTCCACTTATGGCGCCATCAAAAGTGCCGTGCTGGAGCTGGTGGCCGAAGGCCATGAAGTGGCCCACGCCCACATCCGTCATCTGCGCCCCTTCCCGAAAAACCTGGCTGAAATCCTGCACAGCTACGAGCAGGTGCTCATACCGGAAATCAATAACGGCCAGCTGATTAAGATTATCCGCGACCAGTTCCTGATTCCTGCGCAGGGATATAATAAGATTATGGGGGTGCCGATCACCAAAGGTGAACTGGTCGCCCGTATTAAGGAAATGTTGTAA
- a CDS encoding carboxypeptidase-like regulatory domain-containing protein, which translates to MKRTKMSLLAVAAVAFGAFAFKGFDGGSIAGKVVPADGATEAWAVSGTDTLKTAVAEGAFSFTNAKAGTYTVIVDAKEPFKDATITDVKVEDGKATDLGEIKLAQ; encoded by the coding sequence ATGAAAAGGACAAAAATGAGCCTGTTAGCAGTGGCGGCCGTAGCTTTCGGCGCCTTCGCCTTCAAAGGATTTGACGGTGGATCTATCGCTGGTAAAGTAGTTCCCGCAGACGGTGCTACTGAAGCCTGGGCCGTATCTGGTACCGACACGCTGAAAACAGCAGTAGCAGAGGGTGCATTCTCCTTCACGAATGCAAAAGCCGGAACTTACACGGTAATCGTTGACGCGAAAGAACCATTTAAAGACGCCACTATTACTGACGTGAAAGTTGAAGACGGTAAAGCTACCGATCTCGGCGAAATCAAATTAGCGCAATAG